TATCCCTCCCCAGGCTTTTAGTTTTGGAATAAAAAGTTGGAGATGGGGGGCACCTTGCAGTGAATGCTGATGTTTGCAATCTGACCTCTGGGTTCAAATTTTAACATAGTCTCAAACTGCGCAATTGTGACTTCACTCCTGTTCAAATGAGGATTCCTAGAGGGGTGTGTGTTCTAGCCTCTTTGTTTACCTgccactgtgtgtatgtgtgtggctcAGCTTTGTGTGCATTTAATTATTTTCACAAAAAGAAATGTCTCTTGCACACTTGGGTTTTGCTGATGCTCCCTGGGGAGTGAATGGGAGGTCTAGTACTGAAGCAGATGAAATAAAACTATGCACGTTTCTGAAAAGTCTTTGTTTCATTGCCAGAAGTTATGCGTAACCTACTCTTATGCACATTTGCTTGAAGTAAAGCCCCACTACTTTAATGGtgtttactccctagtaagcatatttaagattgcagcctctgtttgCTTCGAAGGAGggcatttgattttgttttaattaaaaatattggTTCTTGTTACTGGTGCTGTTTCCCAGCTACTGGGGAGGGCATGACTTAAATCATGCCTGCTCTGTGAAGTCTTTCATATGGCAGGGGTGACATCCTAAAGTAGTTCGGACACTACACTTGACAACCTTTCTTCCAGCCGAGCCACCTGTTCAAACTCCAGCTCAAAATCTGGGTTTTGACTCGGATTTCAAGGTCACCTGGGAATATTTGGTGTGAGCTGCCCTGGGCACCTTATTTAGGTGCCAGGGTGCAGTCTAAATTTTAGGAATAATGCAAGCTAAATTTTCAAGCATGCATACTTTCTTAActttttttgttggggggggggtttgaaatcTGAAAAATGGGCTAACTGTAGGCCCCAAATTCTAGTTTGGTAGTGAAGTTCTAGGAGCACATAATCTCTGTGTTTGTGTTCCCAGTGTGTTCCGAAGCCCTgtaggtgatggtggtggttggACAGTTGCTAAGGGAAAGTACCTTGATGTCTAACTGTCTAAAGTTCTGTGCATGCAGTCAGTTGGCCTCTTGTATTACTCCCCAAGTTTACACTTGAAAGCCTGTGCAAGGGCAGGTAAAGCCTTCTTGGCCAGCATAACTAAAATCCCTTGTATTatgtcctgttcccccccccccccgttcatggTTAAGAGCTTCCTCAGTGTCCTTTCAGTGCAAAGATCTTTTGTTTCCACCACCAtcttacctgtgctggatatggctgCTTTTGCTTTGGAAACTTAGAGGTGCTGAGGAAGATTATTTGAGGAGGATGCCCCAGTCACTCTTTCAGTATTCAGTCTAATGCTGCTTCCCTTGGACTTGGGTTGGACACCTGTCTGCCTTGCTTTCAGGTCTGCAGACCCAATTAACCCTTGACGCCTTGGTTCTTTCTTCAGTGCTGTGTCTCAGCCAACTCCCATtgaactgtgatgcagcagtgcttgTAGTTGAATCACGGCACTCTTCAATTATCCACCTGGTGTTATTGGTGCACAGTAAGACTCTGCTGTGGAGGTGGGTCTGCAATGCTTCTGGTTCCCACAGTGGGCTTGGTTTTGCTCCTAGCTGCCCCAGAAATGGCCACTTGACCTGCAAGGGGCTACTTAAGCCAGGTATCCTTTTTTTTGTCTTTGTAAATGACTCTGGGGCAAGTGTCAGCCCAGTATACAGGCAAGAGAATCCTTGTGTcccaagaagaaaaaacaaatccCTGCAGCCCTTTTGCTCAGTAGCTGATGTGTGGCTACCAAAGCCAGAGCATAATCGCACTCCTTGATTAGCCCAGCTAGAAATTCAAGCTCATGCATGTGAATGATCTCGCTTCTTTCCCCACCAGTTCTCAGTAGGTAGACATGGGCTGCAAAGGGACGTGTTTCTCTGATTGAGAAGTTGGATACTTTTTTGGAAAGGAGGTGATGGGGAAAGAGACTCTAAACAGAAGCATCAAGAGTCTTTTCTCCCACCCTCTGTCCCAGCAGCATCACAGAGCTTGTTTATGCCCTCATTGATTTATTAGTTGTGGAAGCAGAAATCTCATGTTACTGACTGTTctcgtttctgattccttctatATTGGAACAGTTCTTAAGTTTTAAgttgcccaccagctccctgcaaagcctattttatattttaaagaagATAAAGAAAACAAACCCTAAACGTGGAGGGAGATGTGTGTAGAACAAGTAAATTAAGACAGATGCTACATGATGTAAATGGTTGAATAAAAATTTTAAGTTTCCATTGTggtatgtggtgtgtgtgtgtgtgtgtttttttaatcctctTTCCTTCTGACGGATGCAGCAAATGGATAATTTTGGGACTTCTGCAACCTAGTTAAGGCTCCACCTGAAGGAGGTGGTGTCTTCTCTGTGTACATATATGCTTTGTGCACAGAGGAAGCTGCTGGGTTGAATGGGATCCTTGCTATAGCTAGTAGTGCATAtgatgactggcagcagttctctggGTGGGGTCTTTTCTcagccctccctggagatgtTGCTGGGGTTGAATGGGGGATGTCATACAAGTaggtgctctgctgctgaacAAGATCTGTCTGAAAGCCTGCAGAGATGTAGTCTGTTTGTGGCAGCAGTATGGAGTTAGATGCATCTGGGTCTCACTGGCTGGAAGGTAAGGACCCCACTATTCCCAAAGGTAGCTTGCTAAGGAACCCACTATTCTTGACCCCACTGTTAAGATCTCAAGTTTGGAGCAACCTCTCGTTCTTTTTTTGTATACAGCTTTGCTGTATATGAGTGTATATAATTGTGCCAACTTGATTTATCTCCCCAGTGGTGACAAAGctcaggagccccccccccattttgtttttGAAGCAGATGCTTCAGGTGGGATTCTTGCAAGCAGGAGCTTGTGCCCTGAAAGGAgcaagtggagggagggaggaaatatttgcattttgatCAGATAATGCTTGCCAGCTGAGGCCcttgggcaggggtgcccaaaccctggcccagggaccacttgcggccctcaaggcctctcaatgtggccctcagggagcccccagtctccaatgggcctctgcctctctggagatttgttggagcctgcactggccttacgcaactgctctcagcatgagggcgattgtttgacccctcgcgtgagctgtgggatgaggtcttcctccactgcttgctgttgtctgtgatacagtagtggcagcaaaggaaaagccagccttgctttgtgcaaggccttttataggccttgagctattgcaagaccttattcattcataaaaattcatctttaatatattcatttatgtaaagttatgtaaatttattcaaatttttagaTGTAAactaattatttttcccctggcccctgacacagtgtcagagagatgatgtggccctcctgccaaaaactttggacagccctgctagGGCAACAGTAGCCCTGTGGGCCATTCTCATCAGTGACATTGCCCTGGATTGGATcagagacccatctagtccagcttccagtatctcacagaggcccaccagatgcctcagggagcacccaagagactgcatcctggtgtcctcccttgcacctggcattctgaggtaacctacttctaaaaaccagcaggttgcacatagccatcatgacttgtaacataTGATGggcttgtccagtcccctttcaaaggtatccaggccagatgccatcaccacatcctgtggcaaggagttccactgattagCTCCATCGATGTGTTCCTCCCTAGTGGTGTTAACTCAAGCTCATGCCTCCTGCCCTAGCCTTTTGTTTCTCTGTGACTGGAGAGCTATCTCCGAGCTCAAATATCTGTGCCGTTCCTAACTGGATTAGCCTGCCCATTCAGCCTcttgataggattgagctgagaaGCTATGATGCTGAAATGGTCCCACTACACTTCCTGTGGCTTTACTGCAGCCAGCTCTATGCAAACACACTGGGTGCGGCTAGTCCAGACCATATGGTTTTTTTTTGTCCAAAGCGTTTATTCATCGTTACAGCAACCAGGAGGACCCGGCGGGGAGGAAGATCACCCTGGCCTGGGCCCCAAGAGGGGCAGGGCCAGGGGAGGTCCTTCAACTTTGGCactctgtgaatgaatgaatgagcccttGAAGCAAGCGATGGAGCCGGCGCAGAGGCTTACTGCTGGACACGTCGGATGGACTGGATCTGGGCAGTCTGGGCGTGCGAGCCCCACTCCCGCCAGTGCTTGTAGTCTCCGCCATGGTGGTCAGCCTCCAAGATGTACTGGTAGCCACGGTAGCCAGGATACTGGTAGCAAACCCAcctgtgggggcgggggagagtaGAGGGAAGAAATACTGAGCCACCAAACCAAGTCAAGAAGTATTGGGAGCGGGGTCTAAAGCATCACCCACATCTTGTCTGGAAACAAATAAGTCCCTTCTTATCCCTGGCAATCTGCTTTTGTGGCagtgacagtggtgtagctaaagggggtgcaaagcactaagttttgcaggaagcgcaccgcagtgtgcaagcggacccctccctttcagagccattccgggtggtgggcgCAAAACGGAGGCAAACACAAAACTTggcactttgcaccccttctaggtATGTTGCTGGGCAGCGAACCTCAACTGGTAACTAAAGGGACAATTGGGACATTTCTGGAAGTAGCAGCAAGAGGGCACTGTGGAGTTCCCCCCTTCTAGGGTTAAAAGGGAGTTCTAATTTAAAGGAAACAGCTGTAGGAGGACCAAAAGAGATCAAAGGCCGTTGCCTAGATTTACTctattggctgagctcctttttgcctcataatataaaaggtaaataaacacatttcaagctttataattatttgctGGGTATAAACCAAGAGTCCCCTGGGTTAAAACATATGTTTAATGTTcagggtgagtaaatatattcaaGAATTTAAATGCGTCTTGAATATCACAGCTCTTAATCAGCTGAAGTTTATCATACGGAGCTTTttcattaagcaagtttggccaccccgatATATAGCATCTGCCTTGAGTATCTTTATGAGCCTGGCTTATCCATTAGCTTACCAGAGAACCACTTTAAAGAAGAGGTGGATGGCCAGGGACCCACTACTCAATCTCTACCCCAACCCTACCCCTGCCACGTATTGCTAACAAGCCCCTTGACATATATACTCTTGGGTGGAAattgctgggggggaggcagtgctcTCCTACTCTACTCTCTGCCTGATGTTCAATGGAGACCTAGCTATTTCACAAATTACACTTTTAATTTAACATGAATTTAAATGAATTAACAAATTACACTTTTAATTAACAAATGAATAACCCCTGCCCCCATGGATTTGGGATCAAGGATTGCCAGCTGCTGACCTATGTGCTGCAGGAAGAGACGGGCTGTTTGCTCAAGGCTGGATCGAGTGtgcacataagaaaataagaacagccccactggatcaggccataggcccatctagtccagcttcctgtatctcacagcggcccaccaaatgccccagggagcacaccagataacaagagacctcatcctggtgccctcccctacatctggcattctgacttaacccattcctaaaatcaggaggttgtgcatatacaccatggcttgtaccccataatggatttttcctccagaaacttgtccaatccccttttaaaggtgtctaggctagacgccagcaccacatcctgtggcaaggagttccacagaccgaccacacgctgagtaaagaaatattttcttttgtctgtcctaacccgcccaacactcaattttagtggatgtcccctggttctggtattatgtgagagtgtaaagagcatctccctatccactctgtccatcccctgcataattttgtatgtctcaatcatgtcccccctcaagcgtctcttttctaggctgaagaggcccaaacgccgtagcctttcctcataaggaaggtgccccagccccgtaatcatcttagtcgctgtcttttgcaccttttccatttccactatgtcttttttgagatgcggcgaccagaactggacacaatactccaggtgtggccttaccatagatttgtacaacggcattataatactagccgttttgttctcaatacccttcctaatgatcccaagcatagaattggccttcttcactgccgccgcacattgggtcgacactttcatcgacctgtccaccaccaccccaagatctctctcctgatctgtcacagacagctcagaacccatcagcctatatctaaagttttgattttttgccccaatgtgcatgactttacacttactgacattgaagtgcatctgccattttgctgcccattctgccagtctggagagatccttctggagctcctcacaatcacttctggtctttaccactcggaaaagtttggtgtcgtctgcaaacttagccacttcactgctcaaccctgtctccaggtcatttatgaagaggttgaaaagcaccggtcccaggacagatccttggggcacaccgcttttcacctctctccattgtgaaaattgcccattgacacccactctctgctttctggcctccaaccagttctcaatccacgagaggacctgtcctctaattccctgattgtggagttttttcagtagcctttggtgagggaccgtgtcaaatgccttctgaaagtccagatatataatgtccacgggttctcccgcatccacatgcctgttgaccttttcaaagaattctataaggttcgtgaggcaagacttacccttacagaagccatgctgactctccctcagcaaggcctgttcgtctatgtgttttgagatcctatctttgatgaggcattccaccatcttacccggtatggatgttaggctgaccggcctatagtttcccgggtcccccctctttccctttttaaaaataggcgtgacatttgctatcctccaatcttctggcaccgtggccgttttgagggacaagttgcataccttagtcaagagatctgcaacttcattcttcaattccttaataacccttgggtggatgccatcagggcccggtgacttattgatctttaatttatcaatgaggtctgaaacatcttctcttttaacctctatctgacttaactcctcggttaggaggggccgtttgggcagcggtatctgcccgaggtcttctgccgtgaagacagatgcaaagaactcatttaatttctctgccatctctaagtctccttttatctcccctttccctccctcaccatccagagggccaaccgcttctctggcgggtttcctgcttctaacatatttgaagaagcttttattattccccttaatgttgctggccatgcgttcctcatagtctcgcttggcctcccatatcaccttcttacatttcttttgccacagtttatgttcctttttattctcctcattagggcaagacttccatttacggaaggaagcttccttgcccttcacagcctctctaacttggctggttagccatgcgggcaccctcctggatttagtggaacccttctttctttatttagtggaacccttctttctttgtgcacCTTGGTCTTGGTGCACAGAACACTGCCTGGCCTCCCATGTCCTTTCTTCCAGCctcctgccaccaacctgccccTCCCTCTTACTTACGCGCCACAGTGAATCTTCATGGAACCCACTTCGTTGTTGCCCCAGCCCATGGCCTGCAGGGAAGGGTAGTCATCGTGGATTTCCCATTGGTGCCCCATGAAGTTCTCCTTTTCAAAAAGGGTAATGCTAGACTCCTTGTGGTTCTGTGGGTGCAGAAGGACAAACCCCGGATCAGACCAACAGTCTTGTTTAGCCCAGCAGTTGTGGTCTGGAGCAGGACTCTGCTAGTACGTGACATTTTTACCTTGCCAGTATCTCAAGATGCTCAGAGTGGCAGCTATAGTTCTCCTCCCACTtgattctcacaacaaccctgcgaggtaggttagactgagagatggccTTGAAGGTCCCTTATAACTTTACCATCTATGATCCTGTGAGATAACAACTGGCCTGAAGCCGCTCTGTGGCCAAGTTGCGTGGGCATTTGGACTCTGCAGTGAGTCCAGCACTCTAACTGCTCTCTTAACACTGGCCTCCGCATTCAACAATGGGGCATGTGAACAGAGAATGTAGATGACTTGGAGTGGATACAAAGTGCCTGTTCGTCTGCTGTGAGCAGTTCCATTCCGTGGCAGTAGCtggcaaaggcaaggcagagaGCACAATGTCCAGGCTGGGGTGAATCCTTGTACCCCTTCCTTTCCAATAATTAGCCCTCTCAGGACCTCTGTGGCTGTAGCCAGTGCCAGAGCCATGTGTGGTTTTTAGTTGCACGGGATACAACCAaagctttcctttctctctcattTCCTCCCAGTTTTGGACAGAGCCAGCCTGACCCTGAAGCTGTCAGAGGTGTTGCCTTTGGTGGACTGGCAAGGGGTGGATTGGCTTACTGCCTGTCTCCATCTTCCGCCTCCTAACTTGGAAATGAAAGagaggaatggaatggaagacAACAAAGCTTCCAACCCTTCAACTATTGCGCTCCCTTTTAAATAGTCTTCCTCTTTTTGAGCAATGCCCATTTTCCTGAGCAGTGATGCTGGAGTGGGGTGCAGAGAAGGCCAACCTTTGGCATTTTCACACCCCAAGCAAAAAAAAGTAATaaagagcccaatcttaggcatgtctattcagaagtaagccccattatagtcaatggggcttactcccaggtaagggggggataggattgtagccaaagacaGATAGGCCCTTGGCTTCTCCCAAACACACACCACTGCATCATTCCCAGCACCTGGAAAGGAGACCCCTTTTTaaagaaacttaaaaaagatttttgtttttctctgtagcaTCCCTTATTAGAAACCTCCAGCCCAAGGAAGAGCTCTGTCTGACTCAGAAGCTTGCCGCGTGCCTGGTAAGCACTGGCCCAAATGAAGGCTTGAATGGGATTTTGGCTACCAAGCACCTTGAGGCTCTCCTGCAAGTCCCAAAAGTGATACTCACAGCTGCACAGACGGGGCGGAAGGACATCAGCCTCTCGACGTGGTAGGCGTTGCTGCCACTCCAGGCCTCCCACCGGGGATATTCGCCTCGCTCCAGGGCAAACTGTTGCCCACAGAAGCTGGTGTGTTCATAGCCAAGCCAGCTGcaaagaggaggaaggagaggtgGCTGCAGGTGGGGTCCCTTGGAAGGCAGGAGCGCAATGGCCACGTGGCACCCCCTGCCCTGCCTGTGCACTGAATCGACCGGGCTGCCCTGCAGCACTTGTGAGCTGCTTACAAGTGACCCAAGGAAGGAAACCGTAATCTTGCAGGCATTACTGGGCTAAATATAGCCTTGTGAGTTGCTCCTGGCCTGACCACATTATGAGGCAGGTTCTTGACCTGCCCTCCTCGGCAGATGGCAGAGACGGCCCAGCCAAGAGGGTGGCTGAACCCCTTGCTTCAGGTGGCGGGCTGAGGGGAGGTGGCCAGCTGGTGAGGGATGTCCTGCACCCCTGCACCCCATACCTGCCCACCAGCTGTCCTGGCCTGCTGCCAAATTCAGCCATGTACATATTGCTGGCTGACCACGGGCCTTGGAACAGAACCTTCTGGATGAACATTGGCTGACCAATTTTGGAACCTCTTCATGAAAACAGGTAGATACGTGCAACTTTTAGGTATGAGGGAGAGCATCTTCTAGCACTTGGGTCACATGCCTGTTGATTGTGCCACAGCTGCAACTCCACTATTGAGGTGAATTGATAAGTcacctttaatggcatcacaaCTTCACTAACTACAAAGTCACGGCTATTCTTGGGAGTCTTGGAACCATACTCACGCGCCACTTTCCACCTTGAGTGAGCGGACATTGTCGAAGTTGCACTCCATAATGTTGGGACAAGAGGTGGCAAATTCCATCCGCTTCCCTTGGAAGTTCTCCTGGTCATAGACACTGATCTGAAAGGGAGCACACTATCAGGTTGGAGCCCTGCCTTGTGATGATgatgtgcacacatgcacatacatgtgtgtgtgggaAAAGGACATGCTTAATACATGGAATAACTGGCTTTGCTGTACTTTATGGACCTTCTTCTTCTGCTTGaagccctggcatctccatgCCTCCTGGCAGGGTCAAGCTTGTGACTGGACAGCTTTTCCCCTCTCCAGGTCAAGCCACATTTATGCTGAaaggtttattttctttttagtgctctttttttaaaaaacaacaacaacaaaaacaattccTAAAAGCAAACCCTGGTATTTGAGACGTACCTTCCATGGGCCAAGCTGTGCCGGCTGAGGGTTTGTCTGAGCCATCTTGGCTGCTGGGGTGGCTTCtaagaaaaagggaaaaactATTTCAGACTTGGCTAAAATCCTGACCACACTCATGGGACCTAGAGTCAAAGTCCCTTGGAATTCACACACCTCCCCTGTCGCAAACCCACTGCCTCCAGTAGAGGGCAGCATCTGATAAGAGTGTTCTCAGCAGTCTAcagtgtaaaccaggggtgtccaaagtttttggaaggagggccacatcgtctctctgacactgtgtcagagggaaaaaaagaattaatttacatttaaaatttgaataaatttacataagtttacataaatgaatttattaaagatgaacttatatgaatgaatgaaggtcttgcaatagctcaaggcctataaaaggccttgcacaaagcaaggcttgcctttcctttgctgccactgctgcatcacagatgtgaaacagcaagcaatagagggagccctcataccacagctcatgcgaaaggtcgaacagttggccgtcatgctgagagcagtagcatcgggccagtgtgggctccaacaaatctcaggaggaccagaggctcattggagactgggtgctccctgagggccgcattgagaggcctcgagggccgcaagtggcccccgggccggggtttgggcacccctggtgtaaaccaAGGATTGGCAACCCTTTTGGGCAAAGGGGCGAGTCATATAGTGATGACACCATCATGATATCGCCTAACTTCTGGGTTGTTGAGCTCCTGGAAGCAGCTACGTGGAGTTTGGCTTGAGAGGCAAAGCTAATTTGCTACATGCTGGACAGGACATGGCATGGGGACTCCCCAAGCATGGGCAGGCAGCTCTGTAAATGCCCTATCT
The DNA window shown above is from Tiliqua scincoides isolate rTilSci1 chromosome 8, rTilSci1.hap2, whole genome shotgun sequence and carries:
- the CRYBA1 gene encoding beta-crystallin A3, coding for MEELSAFSEREATPAAKMAQTNPQPAQLGPWKISVYDQENFQGKRMEFATSCPNIMECNFDNVRSLKVESGAWLGYEHTSFCGQQFALERGEYPRWEAWSGSNAYHVERLMSFRPVCAANHKESSITLFEKENFMGHQWEIHDDYPSLQAMGWGNNEVGSMKIHCGAWVCYQYPGYRGYQYILEADHHGGDYKHWREWGSHAQTAQIQSIRRVQQ